The Megalops cyprinoides isolate fMegCyp1 chromosome 10, fMegCyp1.pri, whole genome shotgun sequence genome window below encodes:
- the LOC118783991 gene encoding trypsin-2-like has protein sequence MIGLIVLALLGAAAAAPLDDKIVGGYECTAHSQPWQASLNIGYHFCGGSLINDQWVISAAHCWMSPTTQFAILGDHHIWEYEGTEQYMSVDAIYWHQSYDYQTLDFDIMLMKLAHPVTVNKFVRPVSLPRACPKAGDMCVVSGWGNIYTDQVFNPFNLQCVEVPILSNTDCENSYPGQITNNMVCAGYLEGGKDACQGDSGGPLVCNGELQGIVSWGYGCAQPNYPGVYTKVCALLPWINDILTNY, from the exons ATGATTGGGCTGATTGTACTTGCGCTCCTGGGTGCTGCAG CCGCAGCTCCTCTGGATGATAAGATTGTCGGGGGTTATGAGTGCACAGCCCACTCCCAGCCCTGGCAGGCCTCTCTCAACATTGGCTACCACTTCTGCGGCGGCTCCCTCATCAATGACCAGTGGGTGATCTCTGCTGCCCACTGCTGGATGAG CCCCACCACCCAATTTGCCATCCTGGGCGACCACCACATCTGGGAGTACGAGGGCACGGAGCAGTACATGTCAGTCGATGCCATCTACTGGCACCAGAGCTATGACTACCAGACCCTGGACTTCGACATCATGCTGATGAAGCTGGCACACCCCGTCACCGTAAACAAGTTTGTGCGGCCCGTCTCCCTGCCCAGGGCCTGTCCTAAAGCTGGGGACATGTGCGTTGTGTCCGGCTGGGGCAACATCTACACTGACCAGG tgtttaaccctttcaacCTCCAGTGTGTGGAAGTGCCCATCTTGTCCAACACCGACTGTGAGAATTCCTATCCTGGCCAGATCACCAACAACATGGTGTGTGCAGGCTACTTGGAGGGTGGCAAAGATGCCTGTCAG ggTGACTCCGGTGGTCCGCTGGTGTGTAACGGTGAGCTGCAGGGCATCGTATCTTGGGGTTATGGCTGCGCTCAGCCCAACTACCCTGGAGTGTACACCAAGGTCTGTGCTCTGCTGCCCTGGATCAATGACATCCTCACCAACTACTAG
- the LOC118783981 gene encoding interferon-inducible GTPase 5-like: MSSQMNFSVAPEVIRNIRSVSGLPPAEALSNVQERLDRLENVTLDIAVTGETGAGKSTFVNALLGLRDGDPGSAETGVTETTLEPSRYPHPTMPNVNIWDLPGIGGIKFKAKDYLKQVQFDRYDFFIIVSSGRFREHDIMLAREIQKKKKLFYFVRSKIDGDIQAEQRKPNHDIQNTLSRIRENCVENLIEIGGPKVFLISSFNLEMYDFLELTNTLRADLPEHKSHALIQSLPVCSLQMIEEKKKTFEEVMWASSFASAAIAVIPIPGLSAACDTGILVAFLLKCYHSFGLDEKSLKRLSERMNKPVEDLKAVMTSPYAGGVNKKAVLRVLASATIGGAMALEYLLSNIPVVGSLAAGGISFATTYYLLNTGLDDMAKDAKAVLTAAGLE, encoded by the coding sequence ATGTCAAGTCAAATGAACTTCTCTGTAGCTCCGGAAGTCATCAGGAACATACGGTCAGTCAGTGGGCTCCCCCCTGCAGAGGCTTTATCTAATGTACAGGAAAGGCTTGACAGGCTGGAAAATGTCACTCTGGACATTGCTGTGACTGGGGAGACAGGGGCAGGCAAGTCTACATTTGTCAATGCCTTGCTAGGACTGAGGGATGGGGACCCAGGATCTGCTGAAACTGGAGTCACTGAGACAACCTTGGAGCCCTCCAGATATCCCCATCCCACAATGCCTAATGTGAACATCTGGGATCTGCCAGGGATTGGAGGCATTAAATTCAAAGCAAAAGACTACCTCAAGCAAGTTCAATTTGATCGCTATGACTTCTTTATCATTGTTTCTTCAGGGAGATTCAGAGAGCATGACATTATGCTAGCCAGAGAAAtccagaagaagaagaagttaTTTTACTTTGTGCGTTCAAAGATAGATGGTGACATACAAGCAGAGCAACGAAAACCCAACCATGACATACAAAACACGCTATCCAGGATAAGAGAGAACTGTGTGGAAAATCTGATAGAAATAGGAGGTCCTAAGGTTTTTCTGATTTCCTCTTTCAATTTGGAAATGTATGATTTCCTTGAACTGACAAACACTCTGAGAGCTGATCTTCCAGAACACAAGAGTCATGCTCTTATTCAGTCCTTGCCAGTTTGCTCCTTGCAGATGattgaggagaaaaagaaaacctttgaGGAGGTTATGTGGGCTTCAAGCTTTGCCTCTGCTGCCATTGCAGTGATTCCTATTCCTGGTCTCTCAGCAGCATGTGACACTGGCATTTTGGTGGCGTTCCTGCTGAAATGCTATCACTCCTTTGGCCTGGATGAGAAATCACTCAAGAGGCTTTCAGAAAGAATGAATAAGCCAGTAGAAGATCTGAAAGCAGTGATGACATCTCCTTACGCAGGTGGGGTAAATAAGAAAGCAGTGCTCAGAGTTTTGGCCTCAGCAACAATTGGAGGAGCGATGGCGCTTGAGTACCTCTTGAGCAACATTCCTGTTGTTGGCAGTTTAGCAGCAGGGGGGATCTCTTTTGCCACCACATATTATCTGCTGAACACAGGGCTTGATGATATGGCAAAGGATGCCAAGGCAGTGCTGACAGCTGCAGGCTTAGAGTGA